The Deinococcus koreensis genome window below encodes:
- a CDS encoding ABC transporter ATP-binding protein, which translates to MPDAVSTGVRASGTGTGTPMLELHDVHTYYGHIHALKGITMTVNEGEIVALIGGNGAGKTTTLRTISGMMKPRSGALSYQGKTIAGIPAHHIMQMGISHVPEGRRIFPQLTVRENLDVGAYTVTDKATVEARVQEGFGYFPRLKEREHQVGGTMSGGEQQMLAIARALMVAPKLLLLDEPSMGLSPLFVEAIFDIVQKLNSEHGTTVLLVEQNANMALQIAHRAYVMQTGEIKLSGIASDIAQDESVRKAYLGDE; encoded by the coding sequence ATGCCTGACGCAGTCTCGACGGGTGTCCGGGCGTCCGGGACTGGCACGGGCACGCCCATGCTGGAACTCCACGACGTCCACACCTATTACGGCCACATCCACGCCCTGAAGGGCATCACCATGACCGTGAACGAGGGCGAGATCGTGGCCCTGATCGGCGGCAACGGGGCGGGCAAGACCACCACCTTGCGCACCATCAGCGGCATGATGAAGCCCCGCAGCGGCGCGCTCAGCTACCAGGGCAAGACCATCGCCGGCATTCCCGCCCACCACATCATGCAGATGGGCATCTCCCACGTGCCCGAGGGCCGGCGCATCTTTCCGCAGCTGACCGTGCGCGAGAACCTGGACGTCGGCGCCTACACCGTGACCGACAAGGCGACGGTGGAGGCCCGCGTGCAGGAGGGCTTCGGCTACTTCCCACGCCTGAAGGAACGCGAGCATCAGGTCGGCGGCACCATGTCGGGCGGCGAACAGCAGATGCTGGCGATCGCCCGCGCGCTGATGGTCGCCCCCAAGCTGCTGCTGCTGGACGAGCCCTCAATGGGCCTCTCGCCGCTGTTCGTGGAGGCCATCTTCGACATCGTGCAGAAGCTCAACAGCGAACACGGCACGACCGTCCTGCTGGTCGAGCAGAACGCCAACATGGCCCTGCAGATCGCCCACCGCGCCTACGTGATGCAGACCGGCGAGATCAAGCTGTCCGGCATCGCCTCCGACATCGCGCAGGACGAGAGCGTGCGCAAGGCGTATCTGGGGGACGAATGA
- a CDS encoding Ig-like domain-containing protein, with the protein MQIPPPPRMVCTDIGRPALDITVKNERGQVLARSSDMEAWNAPWLKIDPHRDGSYGLTVKRRWYEPQTVKNIVVQYDGCGPVRATPVVVRLRPVRGAPLIRDFRFVGVHSDNTMVVGSWPYFQRYHLFLDAPGSVSREVVWTSGDPSVATVDQTGMVRSVCSRQVGRTTITATLRADPRFTVSTVFGRGGRGMVCPRGPVDR; encoded by the coding sequence GTGCAGATCCCCCCGCCGCCGCGCATGGTCTGCACCGACATCGGGCGCCCGGCTCTCGACATCACGGTCAAGAACGAGCGGGGGCAGGTGCTGGCCCGCTCGAGCGATATGGAGGCGTGGAACGCGCCCTGGCTGAAGATTGATCCGCACCGGGACGGCAGCTATGGCCTGACCGTGAAGCGCCGCTGGTACGAGCCGCAGACAGTGAAAAACATCGTTGTCCAGTACGACGGCTGCGGCCCGGTGAGGGCGACTCCCGTCGTCGTCCGACTGCGGCCGGTTCGGGGCGCTCCCCTGATCCGTGATTTTCGCTTCGTGGGTGTCCATTCAGATAACACGATGGTGGTCGGCTCCTGGCCCTACTTCCAGCGCTACCACCTCTTTCTCGATGCGCCGGGATCGGTCAGCCGCGAGGTGGTGTGGACATCCGGCGACCCCAGCGTCGCCACCGTGGATCAGACCGGCATGGTTCGATCCGTGTGCAGCCGGCAGGTCGGGCGCACGACCATCACGGCGACCCTCAGGGCCGACCCAAGATTCACGGTCAGCACGGTCTTCGGACGTGGGGGACGCGGCATGGTCTGCCCACGCGGCCCCGTGGACAGGTGA
- a CDS encoding lipocalin family protein, which yields MRLLPLGLLLSGLLMTACMPAPLAFDPNRMPAPDALGPNNAATEWWYVSGVLPESGLAFHWAQFKVNYRGLPYYASHVAVTDLRGSPLNFVENDVQTARFGFPPLLVQQGDWTLKQMDATYRLTAGPLNLTLTPLKSPVVHPPGYSGTAEVGRLYYQSITRLAVSGTVEVAGQPREARGTVWLDHQWGDQLPGRRALWDWFGVNLSDGSDLMVYRMRDAQGRVVQVIGSRVGADGVARVVPDMTLTPNRTWRSPSGRDYVLEWTVKAPSLELSLTPLRDDQELLSRTTSIAYWEGPVAGTGTADGAPVTAQGMGEFVGGVLSREEGGRIPANLGK from the coding sequence ATGCGACTTCTGCCCCTGGGGCTGCTGCTGTCCGGCCTGCTGATGACCGCCTGTATGCCCGCCCCGCTGGCCTTTGACCCGAACCGCATGCCGGCGCCGGACGCCCTGGGGCCGAACAACGCGGCGACCGAGTGGTGGTACGTCTCCGGGGTGCTGCCGGAATCGGGGCTGGCCTTCCACTGGGCGCAGTTCAAGGTCAATTACCGGGGCCTGCCCTATTACGCCTCGCACGTGGCCGTGACCGACCTCCGGGGGAGCCCGCTGAACTTCGTGGAAAACGACGTGCAGACGGCCCGTTTCGGCTTTCCGCCGCTGCTGGTGCAGCAGGGCGACTGGACGCTCAAGCAGATGGACGCCACGTACCGCCTGACCGCCGGGCCGCTGAACCTGACGCTCACCCCCCTGAAGTCGCCTGTGGTGCATCCACCGGGCTACTCCGGCACCGCTGAGGTCGGGCGGCTGTACTACCAGAGCATCACGCGGCTGGCGGTCTCGGGCACGGTGGAGGTCGCCGGGCAGCCGCGCGAGGCGCGGGGCACCGTGTGGCTCGACCACCAGTGGGGCGACCAGCTGCCGGGGCGCCGGGCGCTGTGGGACTGGTTCGGCGTGAACCTGTCCGACGGCTCGGATCTGATGGTCTACCGGATGCGCGACGCCCAGGGCAGGGTCGTGCAGGTGATCGGCTCGCGGGTAGGCGCCGACGGCGTGGCCAGAGTGGTGCCGGACATGACGCTGACGCCGAACCGCACCTGGCGCAGCCCCAGCGGACGCGATTACGTGCTGGAATGGACGGTGAAAGCCCCCAGCCTGGAACTGAGCTTAACGCCCCTGCGCGACGATCAGGAACTGCTGAGCAGGACGACCTCGATAGCGTACTGGGAGGGGCCAGTGGCGGGCACAGGGACGGCGGACGGAGCGCCGGTGACCGCGCAGGGCATGGGCGAGTTCGTGGGTGGCGTGCTGAGCCGCGAGGAGGGGGGGCGGATTCCGGCGAACCTGGGCAAGTAG
- a CDS encoding ABC transporter ATP-binding protein gives MSGNILDVQNVTKEFGGLTAVNDVTMSIPERSIVSVIGPNGAGKTTFFNMITGIYTPTRGTIRLGGRELVGLRPDQVTQAGIARTFQNIRLFSTMSSEENIMVGRHSRLKSGFVDAVLHTKKFHESEQEARDAARIMLDFVGLGRWKNELATNLPYGDQRKLEIARALATTPKLILLDEPAAGMNPRETEDLKALIRRVRDELGVTVCLIEHDMRLVMTLSEYITVLDYGSKISEGLPHQVRNDPRVMEAYLGRGAAAGEYGKEERPHA, from the coding sequence ATGAGCGGGAACATTCTCGACGTCCAGAACGTCACCAAGGAGTTCGGCGGGCTCACGGCCGTGAACGACGTGACCATGAGCATCCCCGAGCGCTCGATCGTCTCGGTAATCGGGCCGAACGGCGCGGGCAAGACCACCTTCTTCAACATGATCACCGGCATCTATACGCCCACGCGCGGCACCATCCGCCTGGGCGGGCGCGAGCTGGTGGGCCTGCGACCCGATCAGGTCACGCAGGCCGGCATCGCGCGCACCTTCCAGAACATCCGGCTGTTCTCGACCATGAGCAGCGAGGAAAACATCATGGTGGGCCGGCACTCGCGCCTAAAAAGCGGTTTCGTGGACGCCGTGCTGCACACGAAGAAGTTCCACGAGTCCGAGCAGGAGGCGCGTGACGCCGCGCGGATCATGCTGGACTTCGTGGGGCTGGGCCGCTGGAAGAACGAACTCGCCACCAACCTGCCCTACGGCGACCAGCGCAAGCTGGAGATCGCCCGCGCGCTGGCGACCACGCCCAAGCTGATCCTGCTGGACGAACCCGCCGCCGGCATGAACCCCCGCGAGACCGAAGACCTCAAGGCCCTGATCCGCCGGGTGCGCGACGAACTCGGCGTGACGGTCTGCCTGATCGAACACGACATGCGGCTGGTCATGACCCTGAGCGAGTACATCACCGTGCTGGACTACGGCTCCAAGATCAGCGAGGGCCTGCCCCATCAGGTGCGCAACGACCCGCGCGTGATGGAAGCGTACCTGGGGCGCGGCGCCGCCGCCGGGGAATACGGAAAGGAGGAGCGCCCCCATGCCTGA